In the genome of Phocoena sinus isolate mPhoSin1 chromosome 15, mPhoSin1.pri, whole genome shotgun sequence, the window ACAGATATCTCACAGCAGCTCACGCTCACGTTTAGACCGCTTCGAGAAGCCAGGGCACACGGGCCACAAAGAGGCATTTCCTCCAGCCCCTCTTTCCAGTCTCAGCGCCAACCCGCCAGCTAACCCTGAGCCACCCGAGGACCCAAGGAAGCAGCTTCTGGATGACGTCACAGTCTATACCCACAGAGGAGATGCCTGGCCCACCAGCCCAGGGGGCTCCCGCTGGGGGCAGCGGGACAAAACAAGACTCCCGTCACCGGACGTGTGTCACAGCCGCCCCAGCCCTGCGATGGGACAGTGGGGACAGCGGCTGAGCCACCCTGGCCTCAGCCTGTGCCCCTTACCCTGTCTGGTCACTGGCCACCGGGAAACAAGTCCTGGGCCGTGTTCCAGCACGTCCAGGGGCCGGTCTGTGAGGTCACGGGGAGGAGGGTCTCAGCCTGTGCCAtgaccccctccccacacactggGGGTCCCAAAGGGGCCTGTTCTCGCAGAGACAGTGCTTCTACGGGGATGGCTGGCAGCTGGGCTGCTACAAGGTGGGGCTCTTCTGTCGGCTCAGGGAGTCGATGTAATGAAAAGTGGCCCCCAGAGCCCAGCTGGTCTCCACGTTGTCAATCTTCCGGGTCAACTTGAAAAgacaaggggtgggggggtggaaggGAGCACGTGCGTGTGAAAGGCGGGCATGTGCTTgcgatgggtgggggctggggacacTGGGGGAGTCCCCACCTTCAGCACTTTGTCCCCCGGGAAGCCGAGTCCGTGAAGCAGCGAGCTGACGTAGGTGAGATCCAGGCACAGGAAGGGGCTGCGCGGCGGCTGGGTCTCCGCCGTCCGGCACACTGAGGGGAAAAGGGCTCCTGGGTGGGGGAACGTGGAGGGGGGGCAGTGCGAGCAGCCAGACTCCACCCCCCTGGggcacccacccccaccaccaccacccccgccgccAGGCCCTGTGCCACCCGGGGCCTCACTGCTGGTCAGAGCACAGCACAGGCAGGGACTTGAGGCCAACTCAGTGCCCACTGCCTGCCTCCAGGCCCCATCTCTGCACCGTGACCCCCGACACCTCTCCTAGGCGTGGACCTGGGGCTTCTGGGGACTGGAAGCACCCACCAGGCTGGCACAGAACACCCCACCCCTGTTCACGACGGGGACGGACAAACCAACCCACAGCCTCTGCTCGGAACCTTTTCTGGCTGGTGTCTGGGAGACAAACCCAGAGGTGATGAGAacgatttttaaaaagccttttctgACGGGAGGGAGAGAAGGTCTTTCTATGGAGAAACATACAGCGTTTAACCCCTTTGACCCGCAACTGGGAAAGGCAACCAAAGAGCAGAATCTACAAGCAGCCCGTACACCCGGCCATGGAGGAGTGGGGGGAGTGGCAGCCACCGGGCACACCCCGGGGGACAGCTCTCCGTCCCCCACACTGGACGCTGCAGTGCAGGGGTCCCTGGCAATTGTGAATCTTCTGGGACACTCTGGGGAGTTGAGGTCACCTGAGTCACAGAGAAAGAGTCagaaaaagtgaaatcaagggAGTCTGTTCCTCACAACACTGGGACTAGAAACGCCTGCCTCCACTGCCCAGGCCACACAGGGCGCGGTGGGCCTGCGGTCTGAGCTAGCTCAGCGGCCCCTACACACTCTCACACCCCCGAAGGCTCGTCCGGTCGACAGTCAGGGGCCGACCAGGAGCTCTGGGGCCAGCGCCTGCCTCATGCCTGGGCCAGCGTCCTGCCTCCAGGCCACTCACCGTACTTGGCCGCAGTCTCAAAGTCTCCGACCACAAGGCTGCCTCccttctctgcatctgtggagGAAATGGGGCACCCAGTCTGCACCAGCGCCGTGGAGCCTAGACGGCACTGAGGCCCCCAGGTCCGCGCCTGGGgtaccctgggggtggggggtcagaTGCAGGTGGCCGCACGTCTGGGCATCGGCGTGCAGACGAGGGTGCCCTGGCTCCAGCTACAGGGAACCTGCAGACCAGGCGGCCGAGGGGCAGCTGCTGGGGTGCCCCAGAGTGAAGGGCCTGGGCCTAGGTGAGGGGTGAGAGGTCACCTTCCGCCTGGACCGGCTGGCTGCCATCCACACTGGGCCCGAGAGTGTAGCCCAGTGGGGCCCAGCGAGCCGGAACCTGACGGCTTCGGTCTCTCCAGGGCGGCTTTCTGTGGACATTAACGTTCTCACCCTTGCCACGGGCAACACGTTCTAATATCCTCAATCTATTTCATCAAAACACATGTCCGGTCATGACCCACTGAAGTGACCTCACAACCCTCTCGAGGGTTTCCAGTTGGTCTGACCAGCACCGGTCCCAGACTCACGATACCGTCTTCTGTCCTGATGGCACCGCGGGCTGGGGAGGGGTCAGGGTGATACCCCCAGGCTCCTGAGGGCAATCTGAGGGGTGGGCTGAGCCCTCCTGCTGGCCTGGGTGCCAGCGGCTGACGATTTGAGAATCACACAGGTGAAAGGAGAATAAACCAACAGCGAGGAAGCCTTCCTGCACTGAGTGGCTCAAAGAACTGACTTATTTATAAAAAGGGGGCCTATTACTCTCTACTCAGTGACACGTCCCCCGCCCTCCCTCTATTTCTATCACCCTGATGTGACTGACGGGCCCTCCACCCGGGGACCCACACCCAAGTCCCTGCACAGCCCAACCGATCCCCACCCTTACCTATGAGGCCCACATTTGCGGCAAGGTCATAATAGTAGGAAAAGGCATAAAAATCCACGTCCTTCACTTCCTCCGTCCTGTGCACTTTGTTTCGGAGGATCTCGGACACTCGGCGGGCGCACAGCTGGTAGAGGCTCCCCGCTGGAGCGAAGGGAGAGCAGACTCAGCGGTCAGTGGGCTCTGGGCGCCTGACCACATAGCCCAGGGTGACTGTGACCTGGGGGTGCTCACCAGCAACTTTTCAGGGGCCACGTGCTGCGGCCAGCTCAAGGGGAGAAACCGTGAGCACGAAAGGTGGCCCGAGAGTGTGGGCTGACCCTGAAGATCACGCGCCTCCAGCTGCCGTGACGCAGCCCAGTGGGTCCACCCCACGCTCACCCTGCCAGCCCTGTGCTGAGCTCGAGTGTGCACTGTCCCACCCCATCTCACCAGCCGCCTGGGTGGGGCCTGCACCTCCCTcctgtcacagatgaggaagctggggccTACAGGCAGCGTGCCAAGCTCACAGGGCTGCTCACTGACTCCTTGCTCAGAAGGAGAGCGACAACACAAGACTGAGTCAGTGGACATGGATGCCCACAGCCCACACCTGGACCCAGGTCTGAGcttgccccagccctgctccacGTCTGACGGCAGCTCCATTTAGCTctcccagggccctgggagcTGCACCCTTGCACTTGGGACCTCATCTCCCTGCACTCTCCCTCGTCTGACCCGTCACACCACCTCTTCCATGTTCCTTAAACATAGCAGCCGCCTCTGGTCCTTTGCATGTGCTGCTCCCTCGGCTTGGCGCTCACTTCCCATTTCTTCATGTCTTGTCTCAGGTATCACCCCATAAGGCCTTCCCTGGTTGTCTTTAGACCGCGATCCCCCCTGGTACCCACAGCCCCCTTCCGTTTATCACTGGATAGTAAGGAACATGCATTTGTTCTCCACCctgggttcctggcacagagattGCAAAGCCTTGTAAGACCCtgagtggtgagagtgagagAGGCGTTCTGTGATTCATAATAAGCCCCTTTCAATCCACCTGGGTtgtgctaatgaggtgactcggGGTGGGTCCTGATGGCTTCAGGATCGGAGCTGGTGATTAGAGGGCTgaaactttcagccccacccctaagggagtgggcagggggctggggattAAGTCAGTCACCAGCAGCCACTGAGTTAATCAGTCCCTCTGCCATGAGCCTTGTATAAACCCTACACAATGGGGCTCAGAGAGCTTCCGGGTTGGAGACACATGGAGGTGCTGCTCCCAGGGAGAAGATGCTCCCGGGGGTAGGGTGCTCCCAGGGAGAGGGGGTTGCTCCCGGGAAGGGGGGCTCCCAGGAAGAGGGGGGCTCCCGGGGAGAGGGGGGCTCCGGGCGCCCTCCTGACATGCCTGCCCTGTGCCTCTCTCCCGTTTCACTGTTGCTCAGCTGTATCCTTGATAAGAAACCAGTGATAGGAACATGTTCCCTGAGCTCTGTGAGTGCTTCCAGCAAATTATCAAATTTGAGGAGGAGGCCGTGGGAACCCCTGATTTGTCGCCGGTCGGTCAGAAGAATGGGAGGCCCAGCACTTGCAAAGGTCGGGGAGGGCCTCATCTGATGGGGGCTGCACTGACTCTGGAAGTCAGAGTCGGAATGAAGTGAATCGCAGGACACCCTGCTGCTGCCAGAGAACTGGCCGCTGTGGGAAAACCCCCACACGTTTGGCGTCAGAAGTGCTGTGAGTAGCAACAGCCCTGTCACCAGAGGCAAACCTCACGCCCACGTGCCCAGCTTGGACACAACGTTTCAGCATCTCTTTTAGAAGAAACTCAGAGCACAGAGCCACGGGACCCTGTGGGTGAGACAGGCCTGGGGctctgcggcctctcctgccctCGCTGGAGCACAGGCGGCGGGTGTGGGAGGAGAAGCCATTTCCCACAGAGCTGCCAGGCCCACAGCCACGCCTGGCTGTCTGCTCGAAGCCGAGGGACGTCCAGATCCTCCCTCACCGGAGGCTTGCTGGGAAATCGGGTCCCTGGAAGAGCAGCAGACAAGGGAGCCCTGTGCAGGGACCCCGCAGGAGCCGGGGGTTCCAGAACCATATCCGGCTTATGGGCAAGTACACACTTGTCTGAGACGGAGGCTGGATGGTCCCCCTGCTTCTCTGAGGTGTCCGGAGGGAAGGGGCTGCCGTCGACCCTCACGAGCCACCCACGGAGGAGAAACGTGCCGTACCTGCCTCCTGTCCTGACACCCTGTACGTTACTTCAGCGTGCTCCCACTCTCCTCTGAAACCGGGAGACAAACAAGGGCTGACCAACTCTGCTCCATCCTCAGCTGAAACGGAAAGAGACAGAGGCGGATAAAGAGCACTGACCGTGGTGGGGTGAGGGCAGGCCTGGAGCTGAGACGGGGCCCGCTGAGGGGAGGCCGACAGCACTGAGTGTCTCAGGTCAGCACCGAGGGCCTCGGAGGGTCAAGGGAACACGCTTCCTTTTTGCCGCGGGATGGACTTGCGGAAGCGTCCCGAGTCAGCTTCGGGAGGCGGAAGGCCCAGCAGAGCCACTCCCAGCTCACGGCCACAGAGGGGCTTCGGGGTTCCAGGCAAAGCTCATGACAACCCCAGTGGCTCCCCGTGGGGCAGCCTCCAGGGCCCCAGGACGCCAGTCCTTGGGGACACGCCTCCTGGCGTCCTGCAGAGTGGGTCCCTGTGCCCGCCTGATTCTGGCCTGGGCCCACCTGCACCAGCGGAACGTGCAGGACACAAGGCCGTGGGACTTCAGGAGGCTTTCCTTCCTCTGGGCAGCCAGGGAGAACTGCAGGCTGCTCTTCGGGGTAGAGGCCAGACACATGCCCAAAATGCCACCTCACAGGACCCCGGGGACCCCAGCAAAGGGACCGCCGAGTGGATGCCTGTGCAATCCTGAGATAAGATGACTGCTGTTTGCAACTACTCAGGGCAGTGGGTGGTCTGCTGAGTGACAACGGCTCACACGGTGGGAGACGCCTCCCTGGGGCAGCGAGGGGTCTGCACCCCTTCTGGCGGCTGTCACAGCCCCACATGAAGACACACAGCTCCCCGCCGCTCTGCCGGGTCGGGGTGCAGGAGGGACAGGACCCTGAGGCCGGCACAGACGGGCAGGTAGGTGCCTGCCATCCTCCACTGGCTAGCAAGTGTTTTCTGGCCCAGAGTGTGGTCGTGGGTGTTTCTGAGACATGGACGCGTTTCTGGTTTGCAAAAAAGGGGCCACTGTTATGAGGTTAAACAGCAGGATGTGTGTGGAAAACAATTCCAGTGGAACAGTCCCGCTCTGTCAGAACAGCCAGGCCCTGGAAGAGGCAGCGGAAGTGCTGGGCCGGGGGTGTGCGTGGCCGAGAACATGCTTGGGCTTGCGCACGTCTGACCGAGGTCTTCGAGGGGACAGGCCGAGGCGGCCTCAGAGCAGGGCCCCCGCTCGCCTCGGGCATGTGGTCCCCTGAACGTCCCAGGGGCTCGAGCGCCTGCCAGCAACACCTGGCTTGTCCCAGGCCAAGCACGTCAGGGCAGGATGGTGCAGAGGGCCTGGGAACAAACACAGGCTTCGTCCCCAAATGCCACGTCTGGAGGAAGGCAGAGCCCGTTCCAAGTCCCCTCGAGAGCAGAAGAACACAGGGGACATTCTCAGGAGCCAGAACCTCCCCTGAAGCCCCCCTCGGAGCCCCCCCACTGTGCGCCCAGTGATAAATCCTCACAAACAAGCCAACTCCGATCACACCCAGTTCCTTGGGTTCCTAAGAACCCCCTGCAACTCGGTGATTCAGAAACCGCTTCACTAGCATCTTTCTTTAAAAGTAACTGAGAAGGTCTTCAGGGGCCCACCAACAAGGTCTGGGGGGGGTGCCCTCTGGGGCTCCTGAGTCCTGCTGGCCGGGAGGGCTCTGAACACTGCACCCCACTCACCAGGCTTTCCCTCCTCGCCGCCTAGAACCGCCAGCCGCGCCGACATCAAGCCGAGCCCCAGGTAGCTGCGGAGAGAGAACCCAGGTGAGCGGAGGCCTCCCTCAACTCCGCCTGCAGCACGTTCACCAGCCTGGATCCAAAatgtggggggaaggaggaaacCAGGGGCAAGGCAGCAGCTTCCTGCTTCTTCCAGGAGCTCCCTCAGTGGGGTTCAGGGCATCCAGCTCCTCAGCTCGACAGGGAAGGCTCTTACTTGGTGGGAGCTCGTCCAGGAGCTGTGGACACCGGCAAGGGCGACACACAGGTCCCCAGCTTTATGGTGTGGACGGGCCTCACGGAAAGAACCTATTAAAGGCGCCACGTGGCAAAAAAGACGGCCCAGAAACTTCCTGCACCATCTGTGGACCCTTCCCCACTTTCCCAAAAACCTCTTCCAAGGCAGAAGAGAATaagtacaaaagaagaaatgtaatCTTACTACAGGtgaattaaaaaaggaagaggaggaggaagaagaggaagaaagaaggagggagggagggagggagggagggagggagggagggagggagaggctgcaGGGGGGTCCACAGCAGGGATTTTGGGACCAAGTCTATGGCCCAGCACCCTGGTCGCTCCCCAGGCAGGAGGCGGACGCTGGGGGAGGCCTGCAGTGCTAATCTGAGCCACATGCCTGGACAGTGGACCTCTCCACGCTCAGTCCTGAAAACAAACCTGTAGGAGTAGAGCCTGTAGGTCCTATTAAACATCTGGAGGGACGTGAGGAAGCCGGGTGGGGAGGTCTGAAGGGTGTCCTGGGGAAGAACACAAGGGTTAAAGCACCTTTCCTGCTGGCCTTTATAAAAAATTGTCCCCCACTCCCTCAATTCATTTGAAAGAACAGGGATATTCACAGATGTATTCAATTAAATTAGCCTTTCATCAAATCACATGCTGTGAAACAGCTTGGAGCAAGCAGTGAAAcactttgtcttttctctctctttttttttttttttggctgcaccaagaggcctgtgggatcctagttccccgaccagggactgaacccacaccccttCCAGTAGAAGCAttgggtcttaaccactggactgccaggggagtcccGTGTCTCTCCTCCCTATGAGTAACATTTACCCATTCTGGGAAATATGGCCCAACCAGAAGAGTTATGCGTAAATTTAAGGCTATTCCATTAATgctaagttttatatttatatatttatttttttggccatgccacgcggcatgcgggatcttagttccccaaccaggcattGAATCCATGCCCCttgcactggaagtgcagagttttaaccactggaccgccagggaagtcccaaggctcttccattaaaactaaaaataatagtaataatttaaaaagtggcagtaataatttaaaaagtggcagatgaggaaagtactttttaaaaacagcacgCAGTCTCAACTGGAAATGTTTTCGTGTTGCTTGGAACAGCGGTCCCCAGCCTtgttggcaccagggactggtttcgtggaagacaagtTTCCCACGGACAGggagatggttcaggcagtaatgtgagcgatggggggcggcagatgaagcttcgcttgctgcCCGCcgttcacctcctgctgtgaagCCCGGTCCTACCACTCcgcagcctgggggttggggacccctgccttggAACATCCGTCCTGAAAAGGCCTGAGGCTCTGTCCCATCTGAGTCAGACTCTGGCTCGTCCCTGGAAGCCCTTGCGGGGGTTGGGGAAGAACCCACCCCACACCCTCTGCCCCAAGGTCTCCAGGTAGTATCTAGTTTATCACCCCGCTGAAGACCagattcctattttcttttttccaggcaGAGTTAAAATCAAACTAAGAAGCATTTACCGCGGGTGATCTGACCCTCAGGAGAGAAGCTGAGTGCACAGACCTCCCCCGGGGCTGAGGCTCCCCCCACGGTGCAGGTGGCCTTTGGGGCGGCGGCAGGTTACCTCGAATctcgggaggaaggtgatctgggTGGACCCTCCACCCAGGTCCAGCATGCCCACGTTGCTCCTCCCGGGGGTCTTCAGGCTGCCTGCAGCACCGAGAGTAAAATCCACACAGCAATGCCCGTTAGTAAACAGAACAGCAGAAAAGGGGAGGATACAAGCCAGGCCCTTCCGTGGAAAGAGAACAAGACAGAGAGAAGCTGTGGCCACTTGAAAATGTCCATGAGCATTTGGGGGGCATGAAGGACAGCTGCCCCGGTGGTGGCTTTCATCTGAATGAAGGACAACCTGTGCTCCTGGGGCCTGGGCTCCTGATCTGTCATCTGACATGGCTCCCCATCCCCGGGGCGGCAACTCCTACAGGaaacttccttctttctcatccGTCAGACACACTGGTCTTGTCCATAATTACAACAAAGGGACAAAAATCCACACCCTGAGAGTAATCTAAGAAAAATGACTCCTTGCCACCTGTTCCCTGTTCTACCTACAGCAGGACTTCAATTATAAGGTGATCAGCATTCGCGTCATATCCAATATTGACTAATGTGACTCAGGGCTTCTCTCAGGAATGAGGACGGTGGCCAGGGGACGCCGCCGtgggagcagaggcagagctgagcCTTTGGAGAAGGACCCCCTGCATCTCCAGCATCAAGCTCAGTGCCCGCCCCACCCATCCCGACACCCTGCTTCGGGTCAGCAACCCGAAGGGGTTATTTTAGAGTGGAAATGAGGCCGCTGCTCTAAAGACCTGTGTCTGTGAACTGCTGGCTTTATGATGAAGGGAACCCACCTGTTAGGAAGTTCACGGTGATCCACGCGGAAACACCTGCAAGAGAGGGTGACAAACAGCATCTGAATCACCTGAGATGCTGTAAACAGCAATGGGGACTCACGACAGCTTTCCGATTTCAGGAGCACAGGGAGGCCACTTCCTCACTACTCTCATCCTCCAGATCAACTACAGAAACGGGCATCACTCACAGAACCATCCAGCTGCTTCTGGCAGACGGCACTAGAAGACACCACACTAAAAATCAGCGTGCTCAGCCAAATTGTCACAACTCTTGGTCACACTCTTTATCAACTGCCTCTTTCTGGAAGAGGTGGGATGAGAAACAAATGTTCCCTTTCCCTCCGCCCAAACAAGCTCTTAaggtcatttttaaaatcaggagcTGGTAAGGAACCTTATGAAGTGACTCTCCCTTAGAATTAATGCAACAGCAACGTTCTAACGCATCAGCAACTGGGGATTCTCTCTAAATGCTCTTAAAACAGAAAagatgggatttccctggtggcgcagtggttgagaatccacctgccaatgcaggggacacaggttcgagccctggtccgggaagatcccacatgccgtggattaactaagcccgtgcgccacaactactgagcctgcactctagagcccgtgagccactactactgagcctgcacaccacaactactgaagcctgtgcgcctagagcccatgctccacaagagaagccactgcagtgggaagcccgcgcactgcaacgaagagtagcccccactcaccgcaacgagagaaagcccacgcgcagcaaagaagacccaacacagccaaattaattaattaattaagttaaaaataaatccgAAAAGATGACTTGTTTTCAGAAACGCGATATATGCCAGGCTTGGAGCCAGTCATGAGGAGAATGTCTCTATCACTGGCCCCAAGAATACAGTGCTCTGAGACGGTCAGACTGCGGACTGGGGTGGGACCGGCACTTTGATGTCTGTGCCTCCAAGCAGGGAAGGCTCCCAGCGCACTGCTGACAGCAGCCCCGCACGCAGCCCGCCTTGAGGGGCAGCCTCATGGCACATGGCGCTTCCGGCGACTACCTTCGTCCGTCCCGTTCATGATGGAGACACAGTCGGCCCCTACGAGGAACGGCGACGCCTCAAACACTTCTTTCACCTAAATGTAAAGAGAGACAAGCCTTTATCGTTTAGAATCTAAACTCACAGTCCCAATCACTGCCCTGCTTTAGGACAGGACACGAGGGGTGGGAAGCCCCACAAGGCGGATCCCAGCCCTGGGCTGCCACGTGGCCTGGTGGGCACGTTCCTGGGAGAGGACCTGGCACAGGGGAAGCGAAAGCGGTGAGCAACTGTGTTCGGCTTTatttccttctccatttttttttatagcaatTATTGATACATAGAAACTTCAGTACGTCTGCACTTGTGTCCCACAATCCAACTTGAGCATGTGAAGGTATTCAGTAGTTTTTATAAGGGACCTTGACAAACCTGCAACAGTCTGTCATTTAGCAGCTAACAGGTTCAGAAACAGTGCGGAGGAGGACTACTTTGCTGAGAACACTTTCCCTGATTCCTGATGGTAAGAACCCTGCAAGCACATGTCAAAGACAGGCTCCAGAGCCGCCTGCAGGGAGGTGCAGGGCTTGCGCAGGCAAAAAGGGGCCTCCTCAGCAGTCACATCTGAACATCAGACCAAGAGCGGAGCCTGCACTTCCCACGGGGACGGCTGGCTTGAGCCGAAATGTCAAGAATTCAGGTCCCACAGCCTTAGACTCTCGGCAAGTTCTTGGATGGAAGGAAGCCCTTCAAaaacacaatatatttttaacaccAACTTGTTCTTTTTATAAAACAGATTCATTCTAGAAAACATGAATAGCTTTAAACATCCTGAGAAAGAAAGCATCATTCATCCACAACCCCTCCACCGAAGGCGACACTGCTAACATTTCGACATGCTTCCCTCCTTGGGGAGCTTCTCCGTGGCCTGTCTGCCTGCTTGGACGCGGGCTGATGTTCCATGTTTTCAGTTATCTCAAGTCACCCGCCCCGGGGTAACTGGATGAGCTCACCTTTCGCAGTAACTTCTGAGCCTTTTCTCCTGGTAACAGACGTAAACCAGCTGTGGCCTTGAGGACCAAGGGGGTGGCCTTCCAGAATTCAAAGGGTATGTCCTGTTTAGCAATGTCCAGTAACTCCTGAATTCCCGGGGTGCTCTGTGAACATGGTGGGTAGAGCAGGGTTTGCACTCAGCGTGCAGGGGTCACAGGTGCTCCCCAccctttcagttttattaatttataaatgtattttttctaattttccaaaTCAGCAGAAACAGCGACTCAAGTGGTGCAGGCAGGAGCGTGGGGCGGACCCTCGGCAGCGGAGCGGGCCAGGGTTCTACGCGCCTGGCAGCCGGAACCCCGCCAGCCCTGCCACCAGCCCCGAGCAGCCTCAGACGAGCTGCGATGCCCCTGGACACCATGAGTGAATTCTGGGGTCCCTCACGGCACTAAAACCCATGAAGAGCTACACCGAGGAATCACTTCACCTGCCGGAATGCTGAGCTCTCCATGCTGGACCAGGGCCTGTGGGGGGCGGGCTGGGCAGGGCGGGGGACGACTGCCGTGAAGCCTCGCCAGGCCTGTGGAGGGTACGATGCTGGGGGGGGTGTTTAGAAATGCCTGTGGGGGACACGTGTGCCTCTCACTCAGAAACCCCCCAAGAGTTCACCCAGGCGACGCCCTGGCATGTGAGGGGAACGAAGTGCACATGAGATGACACAGAGCAGCCTTTCCCAAACCGTGAGGAGCGAAGGGTGGCGGGGGTCACCTGCAGGCCCTCCGGAGGGGCTGGCTCTCCAAGTGCAACGTGCACACGCACGGCAGGACAGAGCACTCTACTTCCTGACGGGGCACTGTCTCCAAGGCACGCTGCTCAGCCCCGGGAGCAAAGCGCATACAGCGTGAACGTGCTCCACTGTGTGTGTAAATAGAGGGGACGAGAACACAGAAGGACAGTGAGAAACCAGGGACACTGTCCTCCTGGAGGAAGTGGGAGGAGTTCGCTGTCCGCTGGGAAGCTGTACCAGTCATCCCACCTGAATGTGTGCTGCCTGCCTGAACGAGTAAGACTTAAAAAGCcccatgaggggcttccctgggggcgcaggggttgggaatccgcctgccaaggcaggggccacgggttcaagccctgatccgggaggatcccacatgccgcggagccacgactactgagcctgtgttctacagcccgcgcgccacaactactgagcccacgcgtcacaactactgaagcccgtgtgcctagagcctgtgctctgcaacgagaagtcACCACAACGAGAAggccacacaccgcaacgaagagtagccccctctctctgcaactagagaaagcgtacGTGCATCAatgaatacccaatgcagccaaaaataaagatagatagataaataaatttataaaaataaataaaaag includes:
- the ENTPD6 gene encoding ectonucleoside triphosphate diphosphohydrolase 6 isoform X3, which encodes MRKVPNSGNLRVTKVAYPLGLFVCLFICVAYIKWHWASAPQAFLGIPEVATGARRGQQSRSRPGTAARGPEVFYGIMFDAGSTGTRVHVFQFSQQPGETPTLTHETFKALKPGLSAYADDVDKVKEVFEASPFLVGADCVSIMNGTDEGVSAWITVNFLTGSLKTPGRSNVGMLDLGGGSTQITFLPRFEDTLQTSPPGFLTSLQMFNRTYRLYSYSYLGLGLMSARLAVLGGEEGKPAEDGAELVSPCLSPGFRGEWEHAEVTYRVSGQEAAGSLYQLCARRVSEILRNKVHRTEEVKDVDFYAFSYYYDLAANVGLIDAEKGGSLVVGDFETAAKYGDLNSPECPRRFTIARDPCTAASSVGDGELSPGVCPVAATPPTPPWPGVRAACRFCSLVAFPSCGSKGLNAVCFSIERPSLPPVRKGFLKIVLITSGFVSQTPARKGSEQRLWCAGRRRPSRRAAPSCAWISPTSARCFTDSASRGTKC
- the ENTPD6 gene encoding ectonucleoside triphosphate diphosphohydrolase 6 isoform X4, giving the protein MRKVPNSGNLRVTKVAYPLGLFVCLFICVAYIKWHWASAPQAFLGIPEVATGARRGQQSRSRPGTAARGPEVFYGIMFDAGSTGTRVHVFQFSQQPGETPTLTHETFKALKPGLSAYADDVDKSTPGIQELLDIAKQDIPFEFWKATPLVLKATAGLRLLPGEKAQKLLRKVKEVFEASPFLVGADCVSIMNGTDEGVSAWITVNFLTGSLKTPGRSNVGMLDLGGGSTQITFLPRFEDTLQTSPPGFLTSLQMFNRTYRLYSYSYLGLGLMSARLAVLGGEEGKPAEDGAELVSPCLSPGFRGEWEHAEVTYRVSGQEAAGSLYQLCARRVSEILRNKVHRTEEVKDVDFYAFSYYYDLAANVGLIDAEKGGSLVVGDFETAAKYERPSLPPVRKGFLKIVLITSGFVSQTPARKGSEQRLWCAGRRRPSRRAAPSCAWISPTSARCFTDSASRGTKC
- the ENTPD6 gene encoding ectonucleoside triphosphate diphosphohydrolase 6 isoform X8; the encoded protein is MRKVPNSGNLRVTKVAYPLGLFVCLFICVAYIKWHWASAPQAFLGIPEVATGARRGQQSRSRPGTAARGPEVFYGIMFDAGSTGTRVHVFQFSQQPGETPTLTHETFKALKPGLSAYADDVDKSTPGIQELLDIAKQDIPFEFWKATPLVLKATAGLRLLPGEKAQKLLRKVKEVFEASPFLVGADCVSIMNGTDEGVSAWITVNFLTGSLKTPGRSNVGMLDLGGGSTQITFLPRFEDTLQTSPPGFLTSLQMFNRTYRLYSYSYLGLGLMSARLAVLGGEEGKPAEDGAELVSPCLSPGFRGEWEHAEVTYRVSGQEAGTRFPSKPPVREDLDVPRLRADSQAWLWAWQLCGKWLLLPHPPPVLQRGQERPQSPRPVSPTGSRGSVL